GCTCGCGCTCGGCCGCCCCGCCGACGCGCCGATCGACGCGTGGGAGGAGAGCTTCGTCCCGATGCGCCTGATGGAGCACGTGCGCCGCGTGCGCGTGCCGACGGCTGGCGGCGCGCCGCAGCCGCTCGTGCTGCGCACCGACACGCTCTACGCCGCGCGTCGCGAGGCGGAGCTGGCATCGGCGCCGAGCTACGTCATCGGCTACGCGCTCGCGGGGCTCGCGATCGGCGCGCTGCTGCTGGTGCTCGGTCGCGCGGGCGCGGCGGGCCGCCGCGGCGCGGACGCGGGCTTCGGGGTGGTCGCGGGGCTGTGGACGCTGATCGTAGGGCTCGCGGGGACCGCGCTGCTGCTCGCCGGCACGGTGACGAAGCACGTCTTCATGGGCCGCAACGGGAACCTGCTCGCGGTCAGCCCGCTGGGGCTCGTGCTCTTCATCGTGCTGCTGCTCGCGGTCGGGTACCGGCAGCCCGCGCCGCGCATGCGGTGGCGCGGCCGCGCGGCGAAGCTCGCCGCGCTGCTGGCGGTGCTCACCGTCCTCGGCGCGATCATCACGCTGCTGCCGCGCGTGGGCCAGGAGAGCACGGAGCTGTTCGCGCTGCTGGTGCCGGTGCACCTCGCGCTCTGGTGGGCGCTGCGCCCGGCGACCGGCGTCACACGGCCGCGCTCCGCCGCATAGTTGCGCGCGCGGCGCGTCGGGCGTCCGCCCGACGTGACCGCACCACCCACCGAACCGCGGCGCAGACGGCGAGATCCAGCCCGTCGCGCCGCCAGGCCGCCCGCGCCGAAGGCCGCGCCTCGCACGCGTCTCTCCGCAGATGACGCGCGGGACGTGGGCCTAGCGCTATTGGCCGCTGCGGTGTTCGCGGTCGCGTTCCCGCCGTTCGACTGGCTCTGGCCGGCGATCGCCGCGCCGGCCATCGTCGCGGTGCTCGTCGCGAAGGCCGCCGAGCGCGATGCGCCGCGCCGCGCGGTGGCGCTCGCCGCGCTGTTCGCGACCGTCGGATACGGTGCGAACCTGCTCTGGCTGTGGCGCGGGCTCGCGCTCGTCACGTGGTGGGCACCGGTGGGCTTCGTGTTCGCCGCGCTCTGGCACGGCCTGCTGTTCGGCGCCGTCGTCGGCGGCGGGGGCGCGCTGCTGCACCGGCGCTGGCGCGTGCCGCCCGTCGGCTGGCTCCCCGTGTGCTGGATCGCATGGGAGACGCTGCTGGCGCATTTCGGCGCGCTGCGCTTCCCGTGGCTGCCGCTCGGACTGGCGACCGCCGCGTGGCCCACCCTGGTGCAGGCGGCCGAGCTCGCGGGCGTGAGCGGCCTGAGCGCCGTGCTCGTGCTGTGCGCGGCGCTGCTCGCGTCGGCGTGGCGGCATCGCGGCCAACGTGTGCGCGGCGCCGTGCACGCGGCGCTGGCCGTCGGCGTGCTCGGCGCGCTGGCGGGCTACGGCGCGTGGCGCGCCCCGCGCATCCCGCTGCGTCCACTCGGCCGCGTCGCGGTCGTGCAGCAGAACATGCCGCAGGCGCTGAAGATCCGCGGCGGCGCCGAGGCGCAGTACGTCGGCGTGCTGACGGCGATGACGCGCGACCTCGCGACGCGGCGCGACGCCCGCCCGCTCGGCCTCGTGCTCTGGCCCGAGACCGCGATGGACGGCTTCCTGGCGGAGCATCCGGAGTGGCGCGACTCGCTCGCGGTGGCGGCACGCGTGGCGCGCGCGCCCGTGCTCGCGGGCCTCGTCGACCTGGAAGTCATCGGCGACGGCCGCTTCCGCATGTACAACGCGGCGACGCTCGTGCGGGCCGATGGAACGCCCGCGCCGGGCGCACCGTACCGCAAGCAGCACCTCGTGCCGATGCTGGAGCGCGTGCCGCTGCTCGCCGACGCGTCCGACGCGCTGTACGGCGCGGGCTCGGGCCTCGGCGGCTTCTCGCGCGGCGCGGATGCGCGACCCATCACCATCGCGGCGGGGCGCGTGGGCGCGCTGATCTGCTTCGAGTCCGTGATCCCCGAGGCGGCGCGCCGCGCGCGCGCGGCCGGCGCCGACCTGCTGGCCGTGCTGACGAACGACGCGTGGTTCGGCGTCAGCGCGGCGCCGCACCAGCATGCGGCGCACGCGGTGCTGCGCGCGGTGGAGACGCGCGCCGCGGTCGTGCAGGCGGCGAACTCGGGACCGAGCCTGGTCGTCGACGCGCGCGGTCGCATGTCGCGCGCGACGCCGCTGCTCGCGACGGCGACGCCGGTGTTCGACGTGGCGACCAGCGACGTCCGCACGCCGTGGGTGCGCTACGGCGACTGGCTCGGCGCCAGCTCTGCGCTGCTGCTCGCGCTGGCGGTGGCCGAGCGGCTCGTGGCGCGGATGGGGCGCTCGGCGGCGAACCCTGAATGACGACGCGGGCGGCGCGCCCGTGAGAGCGTGCCGCCCGCGTCGCGACCTCAGCTCCGGTGCCCGTCAGCTCGCGCGGCGCCGGCGCAGCGCGGAGGTCCCGGCGAGCACCAGCAGGCCCGTGCCCATGAGCGCGTAGGTCGCCGGCTCCGGCACCGTCGACGCGGTCGTCACGGCGGCGACGTCGATCCCTGTCACGACGGTCGGGCGCGCATCGGTCGTGATCGTCACCTGATTGATCGTCGACGACGAGAGGATGCCGTCGCGCAGCACGACGCCGAAGAAGCCCGTCTGCTCGCCGCCGAGCTGATACTGGACCGTCCGGCCGGCGGACGGCGTGCCGTCGCTCGCCGACTCCTCGGTGGCGCCGAACGGGAACGGGTCGTTGAAGCTCACGGTGACCGTGGCCGCGCCCGGGTTGTCGGCGCCGAGGAAGGAGAGGCCGAAGCCGAGCGCCGCAGCGCCCGGGGCGAAGCTGAACGCGTTGCCGCCTTCCGTCTGGTGGAGGAAGAGCGCCGGCGCGCTGCCGAACGTGCCGAGCTCCATGAAGGCGTTCGTCGACACGCCCACGCCGCCGATGCTCGACGGGTTGCTCGCGCCGCCGATGTTCGCCTGCGTGTTCGTGTAGCCGCTGGCGCTCACCTGCGCCAGGTACTTCGCGCGGTCGGTGAACGTCGTGAAGTACGAGCTGGCCTGTGCGGACGACGGCGCGACAGCGAGCAGCGCGACGACGGTGGCGATCGGCGAGACGCGGGCGAGGACGGCGGAGAGCAGACGCATCGTGGCGGTGCGGGAGGGAGGGCGCAGCGGGGTCGGCGCGGTGGGAGGGCAGGTGACGTGCCCAACCGTTCATGTTCGCCGTGCGGCGCGCCAAGCCGAGTGCGAGCAACGACTTGCCGGCACGGAGCGGCCGCTCGTGCACGCGCACGAGGGCGCATGAGGCAAGCGCGGCGTCGGACGAACGCCGCACTCTGTGGCCGTCGCGCGACACCGCGCCGACTGCCAGCGCGCGCGCCCACGCGCTAGTTTCGCGGCGATCGCCGACGGCGCGTGACGCGCCGCGCCGTGCACCTTCGACACGCGCCCTTCCTCATGTCCGGACTCTCCGTCGGCGTCGACGTGGGCGGGACGTTCACCGACCTCGCCGCCATCGCGCCGGACGGCGGCGTGCGCATCACCAAGGTGCTGACGCAGCCGTGCGACCAGAGCGGCGGCGTGATGGACGCGCTGGCCGCGCTCGGCGAGCCGGGTGCGCGCGTGCAGCGGCTGGTGCACGGCACGACCGCCGTCACGAACCTGCTGCTGGAGCGCACCGGCGCGCGCGTGGCGCTGTGCGCGACGGCGGGCCACACGGACGTGCTGCACCTGCGGCGGCAGGACCGCGCCGCGCTCTACGATCTCTCGGCGCACCATCCGGCGCCGCTGGTGGAGCGCGCGCACGCGGTGGCGGTGCCCGAGCGCATGGGGCCCGACGGCGTCGTGCGCGCGCTGGAGCTGGACGCGATCGCGGAGGTGGTGGAGGCGGTACGCGCGCTGGCGCCCGAGGCGGTCGCCGTCTCGCTGCTGCACGCGTACGCGCACGACGCCCACGAGCGTGCGCTGGCCGACGCGCTGGAGGCCGCGCTGCCGGACGTGGACGTCGTGCGGTCGAGCGTCTTGCATCCCGAGATCCGCGAGTACGAGCGCACGTCGACGACGGTGGCCGAGGCGTACGCGCGTCCGCGCGTGCGGCGCTATCTCGAGCGGCTGGGACAGCGCCTCACGGAGGGCGGCTTTCCCGCGCCCGGGGTGATGACGTCGGGCGGCGGCGTCCGCGCCGCGCACGAGGCCTCGCGCTCCGCGGCGGCACTCGCGCTCAGCGGCCCCGCGGGCGGCGTGGTGGGCGCGGCCGCCGTGCTGCGCGCGCTCGACCTGCCGCTCGGCCTCACGATCGACATCGGCGGCACGAGCGCGGACGTCGGCCTGGTGATGGACGGCGAGGCGCTGGTGGAGAGCGGCGGCGAGGTCGCGGGCGTGCCGATCGCGCTGCCGCGCGTGCTCGTCGAGACGGTGTCCGCGGGCGGGGGCAGCATCGGCTGGGTGGACGATGCGGGCGCGCTGCGCGTGGGGCCGCGCAGCGCGGGCGCGGAGCCCGGGCCGGCGGCGTTCGGACGCGGCGGCACACAGGCCACCGTGACCGACGCGCACCTCCTGCTCGGCCACCTCGGCGCGGTGCGGCTGAGCGGCGGCGTGCATCTGGACGTTGGCGCTGCCACGACCGCACTGCGCGCGCTGGCCGAGCGACTCGGGCAGGCGGCCGACGGCGCGGCGCGCGTCGCGCGCGCGATGCTCGCTGCCGCCGACGCGGCGATGGCGCGCGCGCTGCGGCGCGTGAGCGTGGAGCGCGGGCTCGATCCGCGTGGCATGGTGCTGGTCGCGTTCGGCGGCGGCGGGCCGCTGCACGCGTGCGCGCTGGCGGAACGGCTAGGGATGCGCCGCGTGCTCGTGCCGCCGCACGCGGGCGTGCTGAGCGCGGTCGGTCTCGCGTCCGCGCCCGAGCGGCGCGAGGCGCTGACGAGCGTGATGCGCGACGCCGCGACGCTCGACGGCGCGGCGATGGCCGCGCTGGTGGGCGAGCTGACCGCGCGCGCCGGAGCGGGCGCCGAGCATCGCACGTGGGCGCGCGCGCGGTACGCGGGGCAGGGGCACGAGCTGGAGATCCCGGTGCAGGCGGGCGACGACGGCGCGGCGCTCGCCGCGCGCTTCTCCGAGGCGCACGCGCGGCGCGTCGGCTTCACGCTGCCGCGCGCCGTGGAGATCGTGAGCGCGCGCCACGCGGCGTCGACGGTGGGGCCCGCGGCGCGATTCGCGCGCACGGACGCGACGGCGACGGAGAGCGTGCAGCGCGCCGACGGCGCCGCGGTGATCGTCGATGCGGGCGGCCCGGTTCCCGCGCTCGTGCGCGGCCCGGCGACGATCGTGCTCCCGGACGCGACGGCGCTCGTGCCGGCCGGCTGGACAGCGCGCGCGCTCGACGTGGGCGGCTGGATGGTGGAGGCCGAATGACGACGCGACGCGAGGAGCCGCGCGTGACGCTGCCGCGCGAGGGGGCGGCGACGATCGACGCGCTGGAGCTGACGGTGTGGGCGCACGCGGTCGCGATGATCGCGGAGGAGATGGGGAGCGTGCTGGTGCGCGGCGCCATCTCGCCCAACATCCGCGAGCGGCGCGACGCGTCGTCGGCGCTGTTCGACGCGGCCGGGCAGATGGTGGCGCAGGCGGCGCACATCCCCGTGCACCTGGGCGCGATGCCCGATGCCGTGCGCGCGGTGCTGGCGCGCGGTCCGCGCGCGGGTGACGTCTTCCTGCTCAACGATCCGTTCCGGGGCGGCTCGCACCTGCCCGACCTGACGCTCGTCGAGGCGATCGGCGATCCGGACGACGCGGCGCGCATCATCGGCTACGCGGCCGTGCGCGCGCACCACGCCGACGTCGGCGGGATGAGCCCCGGCAGCATGCCGCAGGGCGCGACGGAGCTGGTGCAGGAAGGCCTCGTCGTGCCGCCCGTGCGCCTGGTGCGCGCCGATGGCGACGGCGGCGCCGCGATCGACGACGACCTGCTCTCGCTGGTGCTCGCCAATGTCCGCACGCCCCAGGAAAGGCTGGGCGACCTGCGCGCGCAGCTCGCGGCGTGCGCCGCGGGGCGAGACGGCTGGCGCGCGCTCTGGCGGCGCGAGGGGGCGGCGCGCGTCACCGCCGCCGTGGACGCGCTGCTGTCGTACGCCGAGCGGCGCGCGATCGCGCGGCTCGCGTCGCACGAGGGCGCGGTGGGGCGCGCGGCCGACGCGCTGGAGGGCGACGGCGTCTCCGACGCGGAAGTGCCCGTGCGCGCGGCGGTGCGCGTCGTGGACGGGCGGCTGCGCGTCGACCTCGCGGGCACCGCGGCGCAGGTGCGCGGCAACGTCAACTGCCCGCGCGGCGTGGCGATGGCGGCGGCGGTGTTCGTGCTGCGCACGCTGCTTGACGACGACGTGCCGACGAACGACGGCATCGCGCGCGCGATCGTGCTCGACGTCCCCGAAGGGAGCGCCGCCAACGCGCGCTGGCCGGCCGCGGTGGCGGCGGGCAACGTCGAGATGTCGCAGCGCCTCGCCGACACGATCTTCGCGGCGCTCGCCGACGCGGGGCTCGCGGTGCCCGCGCAGGGGCAGGGCACGATGAACAACGTCACGTTCGGCGGCACCGACGCCCACGGGCGTGCGTGGACGTTCTACGAGACGCTCGGCGGCGGCCAGGGCGCGAGCGCGCGCGGGCCAGGGCCGAGCGGCGTGCACGTGGGCATGAGCAACACGCGCAACACGCCGGTCGAGTCGCTAGAGGTCGCGTACCCGCTCCGCATCGAGACGTACGCGCTGCGCGGCGGCTCCGGCGGCGTGGGCGCGCACGCCGGCGGCGAGGGCGTGGTGCGCGCCTACCAGGCGCTGGTCCCGTGCACCGCGACGCTGCTCACGGAGCGGCGCGCACGCGCGCCGCAGGGCGCGGCCGGCGGCGAACCGGGCGCCCCGGGCGCGAACCGCCTCGACGATCAGGCGCTGCCCGCGAAGTGTCGCGTCCCGCTGGTGGCGGGGCAGGTGCTCCGCGTCGAGACGCCCGGTGGCGGCGGATGGGGCCCGGCATCCCCCGGGTAACCTGACCCACGCCCCGGGTGCGGCGGCCACGCATCATGTGGCCGCCGCGCGGCAAGGCCCTGCCGCAGCACGCGTTGCGAAAGGTGGGGGGTGACGAGCGCGGCCGCTGGACGTCATTATGGTCTCGCGGCTGACGGCGCGTTCATCTGAGCGTGCCGGCCGCGACGCGCGTCCCGCCGTCG
This region of Roseisolibacter agri genomic DNA includes:
- the lnt gene encoding apolipoprotein N-acyltransferase, which translates into the protein MFAVAFPPFDWLWPAIAAPAIVAVLVAKAAERDAPRRAVALAALFATVGYGANLLWLWRGLALVTWWAPVGFVFAALWHGLLFGAVVGGGGALLHRRWRVPPVGWLPVCWIAWETLLAHFGALRFPWLPLGLATAAWPTLVQAAELAGVSGLSAVLVLCAALLASAWRHRGQRVRGAVHAALAVGVLGALAGYGAWRAPRIPLRPLGRVAVVQQNMPQALKIRGGAEAQYVGVLTAMTRDLATRRDARPLGLVLWPETAMDGFLAEHPEWRDSLAVAARVARAPVLAGLVDLEVIGDGRFRMYNAATLVRADGTPAPGAPYRKQHLVPMLERVPLLADASDALYGAGSGLGGFSRGADARPITIAAGRVGALICFESVIPEAARRARAAGADLLAVLTNDAWFGVSAAPHQHAAHAVLRAVETRAAVVQAANSGPSLVVDARGRMSRATPLLATATPVFDVATSDVRTPWVRYGDWLGASSALLLALAVAERLVARMGRSAANPE
- a CDS encoding PEP-CTERM sorting domain-containing protein (PEP-CTERM proteins occur, often in large numbers, in the proteomes of bacteria that also encode an exosortase, a predicted intramembrane cysteine proteinase. The presence of a PEP-CTERM domain at a protein's C-terminus predicts cleavage within the sorting domain, followed by covalent anchoring to some some component of the (usually Gram-negative) cell surface. Many PEP-CTERM proteins exhibit an unusual sequence composition that includes large numbers of potential glycosylation sites. Expression of one such protein has been shown restore the ability of a bacterium to form floc, a type of biofilm.), which produces MRLLSAVLARVSPIATVVALLAVAPSSAQASSYFTTFTDRAKYLAQVSASGYTNTQANIGGASNPSSIGGVGVSTNAFMELGTFGSAPALFLHQTEGGNAFSFAPGAAALGFGLSFLGADNPGAATVTVSFNDPFPFGATEESASDGTPSAGRTVQYQLGGEQTGFFGVVLRDGILSSSTINQVTITTDARPTVVTGIDVAAVTTASTVPEPATYALMGTGLLVLAGTSALRRRRAS
- a CDS encoding hydantoinase/oxoprolinase family protein, which gives rise to MSGLSVGVDVGGTFTDLAAIAPDGGVRITKVLTQPCDQSGGVMDALAALGEPGARVQRLVHGTTAVTNLLLERTGARVALCATAGHTDVLHLRRQDRAALYDLSAHHPAPLVERAHAVAVPERMGPDGVVRALELDAIAEVVEAVRALAPEAVAVSLLHAYAHDAHERALADALEAALPDVDVVRSSVLHPEIREYERTSTTVAEAYARPRVRRYLERLGQRLTEGGFPAPGVMTSGGGVRAAHEASRSAAALALSGPAGGVVGAAAVLRALDLPLGLTIDIGGTSADVGLVMDGEALVESGGEVAGVPIALPRVLVETVSAGGGSIGWVDDAGALRVGPRSAGAEPGPAAFGRGGTQATVTDAHLLLGHLGAVRLSGGVHLDVGAATTALRALAERLGQAADGAARVARAMLAAADAAMARALRRVSVERGLDPRGMVLVAFGGGGPLHACALAERLGMRRVLVPPHAGVLSAVGLASAPERREALTSVMRDAATLDGAAMAALVGELTARAGAGAEHRTWARARYAGQGHELEIPVQAGDDGAALAARFSEAHARRVGFTLPRAVEIVSARHAASTVGPAARFARTDATATESVQRADGAAVIVDAGGPVPALVRGPATIVLPDATALVPAGWTARALDVGGWMVEAE
- a CDS encoding hydantoinase B/oxoprolinase family protein yields the protein MTTRREEPRVTLPREGAATIDALELTVWAHAVAMIAEEMGSVLVRGAISPNIRERRDASSALFDAAGQMVAQAAHIPVHLGAMPDAVRAVLARGPRAGDVFLLNDPFRGGSHLPDLTLVEAIGDPDDAARIIGYAAVRAHHADVGGMSPGSMPQGATELVQEGLVVPPVRLVRADGDGGAAIDDDLLSLVLANVRTPQERLGDLRAQLAACAAGRDGWRALWRREGAARVTAAVDALLSYAERRAIARLASHEGAVGRAADALEGDGVSDAEVPVRAAVRVVDGRLRVDLAGTAAQVRGNVNCPRGVAMAAAVFVLRTLLDDDVPTNDGIARAIVLDVPEGSAANARWPAAVAAGNVEMSQRLADTIFAALADAGLAVPAQGQGTMNNVTFGGTDAHGRAWTFYETLGGGQGASARGPGPSGVHVGMSNTRNTPVESLEVAYPLRIETYALRGGSGGVGAHAGGEGVVRAYQALVPCTATLLTERRARAPQGAAGGEPGAPGANRLDDQALPAKCRVPLVAGQVLRVETPGGGGWGPASPG